A window from Cryptomeria japonica chromosome 1, Sugi_1.0, whole genome shotgun sequence encodes these proteins:
- the LOC131075749 gene encoding shugoshin-1 has protein sequence MSPWVFERLDSLNAGEPTAGEQFEPFSTLQSTVNADGRRFSDVTNTHSFSRRRKNPESLCSTRICNKENSENQEIAYLKNLVIQKETILESTRQELQKALSYSYKTSQQNKQLTQTNGQIFAELCDLREKCKVLEHKYNQMTAVFRLKRTELEGKVRDLSQKLENKHPSLTKDCGQSDNQFHSEPGHLSSRQNQNCSCENLDQDSNHGENSPRTNLPKKEGKRDGKREADSFSRANMSVNEDAPNEKRIFLRRHSTHVSYKEPNLNTKLRRSDPTVSTQKLLQSNNHTTSNVLENLDKASKGDITNEVESSSRINLLANEENKNNKRVGSKQCPSSSINGDLNLIANTKHQSRVHQHHLQENAACNDSIFNTTLDAAELRRSSTGRPIRKAVETVSSYKEIPRNVKLRRSQ, from the exons AACCAACAGCCGGAGAACAATTTGAAccattttccactttacagtcAACTGTAAATGCTGATGGTAGGCGATTTTCTGATGTGACAAATACCCATTCTTTTTCAAGGAGAAGAAAAAACCCAGAGAGTTTATGCTCAACACGCATTTGCAACAAAGAAAATTCAGAAAACCAG GAGATAGCTTACTTGAAGAATCTCGTTATACAGAAAGA AACCATTCTTGAATCCACCAGACAAGAATTGCAGAAAGCACTGTCCTATTCATACAAAACATCTCAGCAAAACAAGCAGTTGACTCAAACCAATGGCCAAATATTTGCG GAATTATGCGATCTTAGAGAAAAG TGCAAGGTGCTAGAGCATAAGTACAATCAAATGACTGCGGTGTTTAGACTCAAAAGAACGGAGCTTGAG GGAAAAGTGAGAGACCTGTCACAGAAACTGGAAAACAAGCACCCAAGCTTAACCAAG GATTGCGGACAAAGTGACAATCAATTTCATTCTGAACCAGGACATTTATCTTCCAGACAGAACCAGAATTGTTCCTGTGAAAATCTAG ACCAGGACTCAAATCATGGCGAAAATTCTCCAAGGACGAATTTGCCcaaaaaagaaggaaagagagatgGTAAAAG GGAAGCTGACAGTTTCTCAAGAGCAAATATGTCAgtgaatgaggatgctccaaatgAAAAAAG GATTTTTCTGAGAAGGCATTCTACTCATGTCAGTTACAAAGAACCTAACCTAAACACTAAGCTTAGGCGATCAGATCCAACTGTGTCTACTCAAAAGCTGCTCCAAAGCAATAATCACACTACTTCAAATGTCTTAGAAAATCTGGATAAAGCAAGTAAAG gggacattacaaatgagGTTGAAAGCTCTTCAAGGATAAATTTGTTAGCAAAtgaagaaaacaaaaataataaaag GGTAGGTTCAAAACAATGTCCATCCAGCAGTATCAATGGAGATTTAAATCTGATTGCAAACACCAAGCATCAATCTAGAGTCCACCAGCATCACTTACAAGAAAATGCAGCTTGTAATGATTCAATATTTAACACTACCCTAGATGCAGCAGAACTAAGGAGGTCATCAACTGGAAGGCCAATTCGGAAAGCAGTAGAGACTGTATCCTCATACAAGGAAATTCCTAGAAATGTAAAATTGCGAAGGTCTCAATGA